aaataaataaatgtcatgggtCTAATAATCATATATTTCCATGAGCTTTTATAAGATGATCGCCATGGGTTTTGAGAGTAGATAATTTATAAATTCCATAAGCTTGTAATATTATGGTAATAGGTTTAAGGATctaaagtattgttcattattggacttttaagtgaaataattatgatatagtattttgccaagCATTGATAACtttgggcttttgataaaaaGTGCCAAGTAGTTAGCTTGAGCTTTTAATAGTGCTATCGTAagttgggtttttgattttgccaatgagaattgggctgaattgggctttgatgttgccaatgaaaattgggctttaaataTTGCCAGCGAGAACtgggttttgatattgccaatgagaattgggttttgatattgttaatgtgaattgggttttggataaataaattggCATGGGTTTAaaccatgggctttgattatggatttgaattccattgataaaattgttttgccatggatttgAATCATGAgcttttcaaatattgccaagtataagtattcttgggttttaaatagaatAGGATGTGTGTATTAGGTTCATAGGGCCGGTTTTGGGCTTagctaaataatgataataaaattggataaaatatgagttcttgggctttttgtgataatttatatcATAACCCAATTTAAGTGATAAGATATGAAACATTTGTCATTAACATAATAgtagagcaaaaaatatttgggaaaatccaataacttattagtggtatttgaaaataaataggtggtactcaaataaaattaggtgttaaaaaaaagtaccctaacaaAGTCCAAGCAAGCCGCTTGGGGTGGCTCCATGAGACTCATCTACACCTTCTCTACCTGGGTttattttgctttctttcttttgctttttgtctatctgggtttttgtttggCTGCTCAAAAAGTTAGAATTGTGTGtgcgcgtgtgtgtgtgtgtgtttttttttttttttttttttaattttgttgattgTTTATGTGTTTGATAGGAATAAATTAGCTGAAGATTTGTGGGTTGATGGTGGGTGTggattgaatattttatttgaataattgtGTATAATAAACAAACTGAcgtggatgttttgtaaaaatggaagtgtaaaatagaaaaagtagattttaGATGtgcaaatttacaaaaattttgcatttactgatgtggatgctcttagtaCAAGTGTACAACAACACTATAAAATGATgaatatccttttttttaatatatatatatatatatatatataaaataatgaattttagaTCCCAAAGAGAGATCCACATAAGTTTAATCCGTTTTATCCAATTcttaatttcaacaaataaaaaaattatatgacgTGGGGGTTTCGTTTGTGGGTGTCATATTTTACCACCACTACAGCCCTACTACATTCAAAATTCAGATTCCACTGGTCACTTCTGCatgtaatataattatataaaagacAAGTAGGCTTTAAAAAACTACACTATAGACCATAtctaaacatatattttttataaacatatataggtgataattcctttttatttttctaaataattaaaaagtaattttcggCATGAACTCATCCATTTTACATCACACACATATTTATTGAAGTAACATTACTCGAACAGCTCAATTCTTAGCCGGCATCGTGTGACAATTCAAACAAAAgtaaacaagaaagaaaagaatacaaAAGCATTACATCAGGACATCTACAACAGTTTGATAATAAGATCCAGTTTCAAAGGTGGGGACTATGAACAGCGTTTACTAGTCGCCAAAATCGATAAACCCACATTTGTTTTATGCGCAAATTTCCATGTTCACACCCCAAGCTGCTTGGAAAACTTTGAATAATGAATATGGTGCGAAAATTCTTGGTACTGTAGATCCCACCGATATTTATGGGCGCTGTCCTTGTATGCGTAACTTCGCGCGAGTTCAGATCTTGACTTTTAGCATAAACAAAATTTCTATGAATTCAAAGACTATTGGACAAGAATCTGGTGGAATCTTCCCTCATGTGCTTGAGAGATTCTGTGCATTCACCATCACAatatcttttattaaatttgggATCATGTTCGGTGCATTAGCGCACCGATCACATGTTAGAATACAGATACATATTCATGTTTATATCATAATGTCCatgatttatatattaataCTTCCTCTCTTATTGTAataattgaattatcaaaaacttTAGGTTAAAACTAATTCAATGATATGGTTGGAATAATCAATAAACTTTGAATATAATTGATAGAAAGATGTACAACATTGATTAGTATcaaacataaaagtaaaaaaaaaaaattaatccaaaaacaTACCCTTAACTTTATTAtggaatttttaaaatcttaaccatttattttaaaaagaattggTATTGACGTATTGGAATTCTAGATCACAAATAATTTAAGTGGACATCAAAATATAATCTACCTTAAAAAGATATGATATGAGAAATCCAACTTCCACTCTAAGCTAGATGcaatttatatatgtgtgtatgtgcgGGCACATCATCTCATTCAATCACTTTGACAAAATAGTCAAAATCATGCTTAGATGACAACAAAGTGGATCCtacatatttgatatttcaaacAAAACCACCATGGCAACGGGTGCTTCTTTTGACTATGAAAATAGAATCTTGAATCATCTAAGTATCCaaccacattaaaaaaaaaaaaaaaaaaaaaaaaaaaaaaaaaaaaaaaaacactgtatTCTTTATATAACTAGAGGTCTCCTAAATCTCCCCCTGTGAAGGTCTTTGGGGTCAGAGCTACAACCTTGAAGACCCACCAAAGATGGCAAACTCTTCAGTTGTTCCATCGGCATACCTTCAAGGCCTAGTTCCAGCCGTGCCTGAATGGCTAAACAAAGGAGACAATGCATGGCAGATGATATCTGCAGCACTAGTTGGCATGCAAGGCATGCCTGGGCTAGTGATTCTCTATGCAGGCCTAGTGAAGAAGAAATGGGCTCTAAACTCAGCTTTCATGGCTCTATTTGCCTTTGCAGCTATAATGCCTTGTTGGGTATTGTGGGCTTACAAGATGTCATTTGGTGAAAAGCTTCTTCCATTTTGGGGTAAAGCTGGCCTTGCTGTTTCTCAAGACTATTTGATCTCACAAAGTGTTTTACCCTCCACACAGTATAAAAATATTACTGCTGCAGCTACACTCTTATACCCTACAGCTACTATGGTGTTCTTCCAGTATGCCTTTGCTGCTGTGACTGTGATTTTGCTTGCTGGTTCAGTTCTGGGTCGGATGAGTATCAGAGCTTGGATGGCTTTTGTACCACTTTGGATCACTTTCTCTTACACTGTTGGTGCATTCAGTGTATGGGGTGGTGGCTTCCTCTTCCAATGGGGTGTCATGGATTATTCAGGTGGTTATGTTGTCCATTTAGCTTCTGGTGCAGCAGGATTCACAGCAGCTTATTGGGTAAGGAAATCTTTCTATTTCACTGGCAATTAAGAGATTCCATTTAACATTaagattttaatatttaatgGATTTAACGAAGTACAAAGTGccatgttatttaatttttgtttcaacaataaattatttaaaattttaaatgctcTGACATTAGATACATAATACATCtttagatttatatatattgcgCCCATTCATGGGCGCGTAGTTGTTAATAGATTAtcttaagaaagttttgatactatttttattggaaacataaaaaattaattaattctatttttcttttcacataaaaaatattaattctaaaaatatttattaaacaaatatCATTAGGGCATCCATTAACTTTCCCCGTAAATATTTAGTATGAACCACGATCcatttttaaagatattaattCTAGAATTGtgtgaaattttaaatgaaGGAATATGGATTATGATCCTAGTCTAATAACTAGGATATTGTATGGgggtgtaatttttatttaagggGCAATATTGAAAGATATTTTGTTTAATTCtcaatctcagccattaaaagcAATTGCATATGCACTGGATCATAATCTAAGTAAGGGTGTACGAATTTATGCAAAGTAGTCAATAGTGTAGCATCCAATGAATCAAATTATTCAACGAAAATAAGTAGTAGCTTTGACTTTTGCTTGGTCTTCATTGTAGGTTGGACCAAGATCGAGGGAGGACCGAGAAGAATTCCCACCTAACAATCTATTACTAGCACTTGCTGGTGCTGGAATTCTTTGGATGAGATGGACTGGTTTCAATGGTGGAGATCCTTTTTCTGCCAACGTGGATTCTTCTATGGCAGTTCTCAACACTCACATTTGTGCAGCCACCAGTCTGTTGGTATGGACATGTTGGGATGTGTTATTCTTCAAGAAACCATCTGTGATTGGAGCCATCCAGGGAATGATAACTGGGTTGGTCTGTATAACTCCTGGTGCAGGTGAGAACATTCTTATAAGAGAATTTTCCCTCTTACGTATTAGTAAAACTATGAAAACaacttttttcacaacaaataaatTTCATCATTGCTAAGTTAGTCGACCATTAAAAAGTTGCACAAAATTTCTACGTTTGCAAGATTTGACTTGGTCAAAGAAATAATGGTGGGTGTGCTAGTAACAATTGGGTCCACCACAAACAGTTGACTAACCCAATAATTGTGAAATCtattttcttgtaaaaaatgttgtatcaTTATTGCTTTCATataccatgaaaaaaaaaaaaaaaaaaaaaaagtcaaaatttaagttattATCAATTTTCGTTATATAAGATTTACTAGTAGATGTAATAATGAATATGATTGATATCACtttaaaacataataaataaatgtctcgaatttatttatttacttatatattttttatgtgattgataatacattagtttaaaatttatggtattctaaaaattatgctATGTCGATACTTTATTCAATTTTCTCCACATTCTCAAACTTTCCGCAATTCACAGGTCTTGTTCAAGGCTGGGCTGCCCTGGTAATGGGAATAGCTTCTGGGACTATTCCATGGTACACAATGATGGTTTTGAGCAAGAAGCTGCCATTTTTGCAAAAGGTTGATGACACCCTTGGTGTCTTTCATACTCATGCTGTTGCAGGAACCTTAGGTGGAGCTCTTACTGGACTCTTTGCTCATCCATACCTCTCGAGCCTGTTCCTACCTGTCCCCAATTCAAAAGGGTCCTTCTATGGTGGTAGGGGGGGAGTTCAATTTTGGAAGCAGTTGGTAGCAGCAGCTTTTATTATAGGTTGGAATGTAGTAGCTACATCCATCATACTCAATGTCATTAGACTTATAATACCCCTTCGAATGACCGATGAAGAGATCGAGATTGGGGATGATGCAGCTCATGGAGAAGAAGCCTATGCTCTTCAAGGGCAAGGACGAAGggaaaaatttattcaaaatggAAATGGCAATGCTCAGATTGAACTTGAAGAACCCTGATTCTATTGTCGGACTAAAGGAAATGTAAAAACATTCATTAGCAATTTTATAGACCACATAAGAGATTGAAAAATGAAAGGCACATATTAAATGTTGTAGATAAGCAACTTAAACACGCACATGAACTAAAGGTGGGGAAATTACAATTGTTGTTCAAGGAATTTAGTTCCCTTTACATTCATGAATTCTATAACACAATGCAAAAGGTGAACTTTGAATGAAGCACCAAAAGATATTCTGCATGCTTGCAATTTTGGGTTTCACACCTTGTTCTATAGACCATTGCCTTGATAAAGCACATTTTAACCAATTCAAATTGTTCCTAGTCCTGAGTTACTTTTGTTGATTATGATGATGAGGTTGAGGAATTCTAGCTTCCAACTTCAGAGTCAAAGGTTTTACATTTGGTTGTTAACTAAGACAGCATTGCTATTGTTGCTATTTCAATTGGAGTGCTCTAAACATTGAGAGGACTTCATGACATAAAATAAAGAGGTAAGAGGAGCCCTTTATTAGGTTTGACATCTCTTGTCTTCTCCCCATAGATGAGAACGACAGATGACAAAGATGTCACACATTCCATAATCCATCTCACAAATGCTTCATTTAACCCAAAGTTCCTCATTTCAACTTGCAGAAAAGTTTCcaaattatcatttaaaataaGCTATTAATTTGCAAGTCCAATTTTACTGCCATTAGCCCATCTTTCACTTTTCTTGATTTGTAAAGCCATGCAACATTTCTGGCACTACCACCTCATTTTCTGTAAATAATTTTCCGGGAATGAAGGATGAGAGGTCTTAATCTTGACACTAAGAGACTAATAGAGTAATAGGTCTTAATCAAGATTTAGCAATTGTCTTCTACCATATAACAAAGACTAATAGACTTGAAATGATTTAAAAGAGGTAGTATTAGGTAACCTAGGTTggcagaatatatatatatatatatatatatatagtaacaAAGTAATTGGATTAGTGATATGGTTCCCTTTCCTTCACATGCAAATGATGACAGGGAATAACATTAGACATGAGAAAACGGGTTAGAATTTTCAAACCCAACCCGGCTTGAAAAATacccaacccaaacccaattttttttacttagagcaaaaacgggttgactcgtgacccaacccattttaaaaaaaaaataaaattaagacaatattggtttaattgtttgttgtgagctttaaggaaacaattgagacATTTACATAACTACATGCAAATGAATTGAAAGTAGGAATGACAACGGGTCTGGTTTGGGCCGGGTTTTACCATTCCCGAGAGCTGAAACCTGTGACCCGAACCCAGTTCGTTTATTAAACGGATTTTTTATTTGGGCTCCAGATCCAGCTCGCCGAGCTCCACGAGCCCTGTCCAGCTAGGCCAGATTTGGGCCTAATTCTCAGCCCAAATCATGGCCCAATcataatctattttttttaaggccCAGATGCCAAAAATAGGCCCAATCAACTtaaaatatgatatgatatgatatgataaaaaataaaaaataaaaatcttacatTATGGCATAATTAAGAACCCATGATGCATATACTTATACTGGATTGTCAAACATATATAGAAACacaaaaagcattttttttttttttggcttttctttgTTAATATAGATTTTtcactcataaaaaaataaaataaaataaaataaaatacaaatcaCAATCCCAAACATAAATAGAAACACAAATCAGcttgtttttttgctttctctgttaatacaaattttttactcaaaaaaaataaacacaaatcacaaatagAAAACACAATCCCGTCCTCATATTTGATCTAACAATCCCGTGCTCCTTCATGACAAACAGCAACCACCACGAGATCCGTGCTCCTCTgtgagagcttgagagagaaaaagggcaACCAGCAGTGagaacttgagagagagagagggtggcAGAGATCTTGAGAgcttgagaaagagagaaaggaggcggttgagagttaaaaaaaatgaattctgaaaagaatgaaagagaGTAATTATATTAAGGTAGtagggttttaatttttttttttttttttaatattatatatgtatacagGCCGAGTTCGGGCTGGGTTCGggccgggtcgggttcgggctaGGTATGACTAAAcccgaacccaacccgacctTGGACCcgtttcgggtttttttttaaaaaaacccataCCCGGCCCTATTATTTATCAGGCCGAGTAAAATCCGATCCATTAGGGTCAGGCTATACCGGGTACCCACAGATTGGGCTTAAATTGCCATCcataattgaaagataaatagttgagcattctgtaatgagtaaagatttttagatatcaaatagcaaagtacatgtCAAGATAATCTGGTTATAGTAGAGTTAAAAAtgtagatttaaaattgtagacatgtatgagaaacattcataagtgtgaaaatagtgaagctaaagtatcaaattagcatgAATTATAAATGCTTaaacctattttttaacaatttacgTCCAAAATAAACAGCttgtcaaaataaattatgatatttcttaGAGTATGTGTGTCTTAACAATGATaagatattcataaaagagactatgtataaataattaaataatcaaactttaatgtatattcttaaattaaaatagagtgtcaaccacaattgataataaattataaaatcaattttcaagattgtaaatttcttatatgtttttattctttgtcaaatgagttatccaataagtcatttgtaattttgttttatattttaggaTGTTGATaatgtgtagaaataaaacttgtgtatttgttttacttatctttatgttattttattttggttagcAATGttgggatttgtataattttaaaattattgaataaatattaataaatttaactgagttcattaatttaattgagttcattcttgatataagtggtgaattcaaagtaatacattttacatcaagtaatttgcTGCATGACTTTCCAAATAGCAAACACACgttgtttaatttattaaaaaaaaatcatgtgaaaaatatgaGTAAACCCGACCTAACTGACCCGAATCCATTTTAACTCACTTAAAATGACTCGTTTTTAACTCGTAACCTGATTGACCTAACCTGACCCGATCCGCTTGTTTGCCATGTCTAAATAACAttgatcaaatcatgcaaactGAATCAATACCTTATTACAAAAAGTGGGTCCTACATATTtcagataaaataaaacacCATGACAAagggaacttttttttttattgcattacAAAGGGAACTAAAGCATATACTTGCATAGtattattcttttataaatttatatagcTATATGCGTCCCGAATCTATAGCCactagcttaagcttttgggaatCTATAGCATTAGTGAAGGTTTTGGGTgtttaccaacaaaaaagaaaagaagaataaggTTTTGGGGTAAGGCAACAAGCTTGAAGACCCACCAACCAACAATGGCAAACGCTTCGGTTGTTCCATCGGCATACCTTCAAGGCCTCACTCCTGCTGTGCCTGAATGGCTAAACAAGGGTGACAATGCATGGCAGATGATATCTGGAGCACTAGTTTGCATGCAAGGCATGCCTGGGCTAGTGATCATCTATGCAGGTCTAGTAAAGAAGAAATGGGCTCTAAACTCAGCTTTCATGGCTCTATTTGCCTTTGCAGCTGTAATGCCTTGTTGGGTATTATGGGCTTACAACATGTCATTTGGTGAAAAGTTCCTTCCATTTTGGGGCAAAGCTGGGCTTGCTGTTTCTGAAGACTTTTTGATCTCACAAACCATCTTACCCTCTACACGGTACAAAAATATAACTTCAGCAGCTACACCCTTGTTCCCCATGGCTACTATGGTTTTCTTCCAATATCCCTTTGCAGCTGAGACTGTGATACTGCTTTGTGGGTCAGTTCTGGGTCGAATGAGCTTCAGAGCTTGGATGGCCTTTGTACCACTGTGGCTCACTTTCTCTTACACTGTTAGCGCATTCAGTGTTTGGGGTGGTGGCTTCCTCTTCCAGTGGGGTGTCATGGATTATTCAGGTGGTTATGTTGTCCATGTAGCCTCTGGGGCAGCAGGATACACAGCAGCTTATTGGGTAAGGAAATCGATCCAATACAAGATCCTTTTCTTATCTTATTTGGTGGATGTAACAGtctaattttaaataaaattgcacAGTATATACTTTTAAAATCCATTTCAAATTGATTCCCTCCAtttgaaattgatcaatttcaTGGTTAATATTAGATATTATAAATTCAGAGGGAAAAATTATACTCTATATCTAAAATTAACCCATTTATGATTAATATTAAATGTTAGAAGTTTTAAATAGTATAGATTACCATGtcatttaaaactttaaattattTGACTGTCGGTtaaatccataaaaataaaatcttaaccaTGAAATAGACTCTCTTCAATTCTAATGAAATGAAAAGTATTTTCAATGCTCTTTTCACTGTGATGAAATGTATCCTCCACTTAAAGTGAGATGgaaatcatttatatataaaatggaTGACCTCCGTATCCACCAATCACAGTAAGTAGTAACATTGACTTGCTTGGTCTTCCCTGTAGGTTGGACCAAGATCGAAGGAGGACAGAGAAGAATTCCCACCTAACAATCTATTAATAGCACTTACAGGGGCAGGAATTCTTTGGGGGGGATGGACTGGTTTCAATGGTGGAGATCCTTTTGCTGCTAACGTAGTTTCCTCCATGGCTGTTATCAACACTCACATTTGTACAGCCACTAGTCTCTTGGTATGGACATACTTGGATGTGATATACTTCAAGAAACCCTCTGTGATTGGAGCTATCCAGGGGATGATGACTGGGTTGGTCTGTATAACTCCTGGTGCAGGCGAGAACACTTCATAAGAAAATTTGTCACCTTATACATATACATCaggaaaatgttaaattcactataatttttacaataaattaacaTAACGATGAATGTAAAGGGTAAAACTTACATATAATTCCTTTTAGAGGCAGTGGATTAGGCTCTCCAAATAAATTCGAACACGAAATTGCATTGAATACAATTGTCCTTGGAAAAGATAACATTACATAAACTATACCTAATTTTTTTCTACAAGTCAATgattgaattactttttttatgattgatggCACATCATCTTGTAagttttatatagtaaaatttgtagcaCCCTTAACATTACTCTATACCttattcattttctcattctcaAACTTTCCCCTATCCACAGGTCTTGTTCAGGGCTGGGCTGCACTGGTAATGGGTATAGCTTCTGGGACTATTCCATGGTACACAATGATGGTTTTGAGCAAGAAGCTGTCATTGCTGCAGAAGGTTGATGACACCCTTGAGATCTTTCAAACTCATGCAGTTGCAGGAACCTTGGGTGGAGCTCTCACTGGACTCTTTGCTCACCCATACCTCTGTAGCATGTTCCTAACTGTCCCCAATTCAAAAGGCTCTTTCTATGGTGATGATGGGGGAGTTCAATTTTGGAAGCAGTTGGTGGGGGCAGCTTTTATAATAGGTTGGAATGTAGTAGCTACGTCCATCATACTTAATGTCATTAAACTTCTAATACCCCTTCGGATGACTGACGAAGATATCAAGATTGGGGATGATGCAGTTCATGGAGAAGAAGCTTATGCTCTTCAAGGGCAAGGACGAAGGGACCGAACTATTCAAAATGGTAGTTGTACTGTCCTGATTGAATAACACTGATTCTATTGTAGGACTAAAGGAAATGTACAAACATTCATTGGCAATCACATGTACCACATAAGAGATTGAAAAATGAATGCAGAGATCAAAACTTGTAGAAAAGCAACTTAACCATGCCAAAGAAATTGCAAATGAACCAAAGGTGGGGTAAATTACAATTGTTCTTCAAGAAATTTAGTTCCCTTACATTCATGAGTTCTGTAACACAATGCAAAAGGAGAACTTTGAAATGAAGCACCCAAAGAAAATATTCTTTCAAATTTACGTTCCACACCTTGTTCTATAGACCATGCTGTAAAGCACATTTTAACCTAATCAAATTTTTCCCAATCCTCAGTTACTTttgctgatgatgatgaggtTGGGGCATTCAAGCTTCCAACTCCAGAGTCAAAGGTTTCCCATTTGGTTGTTACTGAGACAGCATTGCTATTGTTGATATTTGGATTGGAGTTTCTGGCCTTCACGCtgtcaagtttctccacaaagTTTTGGACACGACGTACCTGTCCAAGGAAGTTAAGAGATGATGCAGCAGCCttacaacaacaaagccttaatccaaaattttttgagatcggctatggatcctcaatagattaatTAAGGTCagtcacatgtattcttttcttcCATTGTATTCTACTGAAGTCATACTCTCTAATACTTCCTTAAATGACAT
The DNA window shown above is from Quercus lobata isolate SW786 chromosome 7, ValleyOak3.0 Primary Assembly, whole genome shotgun sequence and carries:
- the LOC115951266 gene encoding ammonium transporter 3 member 3-like; translated protein: MANSSVVPSAYLQGLVPAVPEWLNKGDNAWQMISAALVGMQGMPGLVILYAGLVKKKWALNSAFMALFAFAAIMPCWVLWAYKMSFGEKLLPFWGKAGLAVSQDYLISQSVLPSTQYKNITAAATLLYPTATMVFFQYAFAAVTVILLAGSVLGRMSIRAWMAFVPLWITFSYTVGAFSVWGGGFLFQWGVMDYSGGYVVHLASGAAGFTAAYWVGPRSREDREEFPPNNLLLALAGAGILWMRWTGFNGGDPFSANVDSSMAVLNTHICAATSLLVWTCWDVLFFKKPSVIGAIQGMITGLVCITPGAGLVQGWAALVMGIASGTIPWYTMMVLSKKLPFLQKVDDTLGVFHTHAVAGTLGGALTGLFAHPYLSSLFLPVPNSKGSFYGGRGGVQFWKQLVAAAFIIGWNVVATSIILNVIRLIIPLRMTDEEIEIGDDAAHGEEAYALQGQGRREKFIQNGNGNAQIELEEP
- the LOC115953177 gene encoding ammonium transporter 3 member 3-like encodes the protein MANASVVPSAYLQGLTPAVPEWLNKGDNAWQMISGALVCMQGMPGLVIIYAGLVKKKWALNSAFMALFAFAAVMPCWVLWAYNMSFGEKFLPFWGKAGLAVSEDFLISQTILPSTRYKNITSAATPLFPMATMVFFQYPFAAETVILLCGSVLGRMSFRAWMAFVPLWLTFSYTVSAFSVWGGGFLFQWGVMDYSGGYVVHVASGAAGYTAAYWVGPRSKEDREEFPPNNLLIALTGAGILWGGWTGFNGGDPFAANVVSSMAVINTHICTATSLLVWTYLDVIYFKKPSVIGAIQGMMTGLVCITPGAGLVQGWAALVMGIASGTIPWYTMMVLSKKLSLLQKVDDTLEIFQTHAVAGTLGGALTGLFAHPYLCSMFLTVPNSKGSFYGDDGGVQFWKQLVGAAFIIGWNVVATSIILNVIKLLIPLRMTDEDIKIGDDAVHGEEAYALQGQGRRDRTIQNGSCTVLIE